Below is a window of Aptenodytes patagonicus chromosome 15, bAptPat1.pri.cur, whole genome shotgun sequence DNA.
cacaagcactgcaggAACATGCTGGGGGGAAATTATGCCATTTCTGGTCTGCAGATATCttcctattaaaataataataataataatttctaagGCAGGCGTGCATGAGGCTGATATTAAACTTAGCGGCCGCCTTTGCTGTTTGAGAGTGAAGAGAAGAGACAGGCAGTATAAATTGCATGGCTGCAaaaggacttaaaaaaacccatctcTCATTTTGATTGATATTAGCTTCACAAATTAAGCTTTAgatttatctaaaaataaatttgcttctgCGCTCCGCATTCTGGATGAcaagtgcttttcttttccctttgttggGTTTGTCATCACTGGCAGGGCGGtgcgggggggggagcaggaggaggccgTGCCCAAGCACCCCCAGCCCTCTGGCCCCTGGGGTGCCCCCTCACCTCCACGGCCATGCCTGAAGGCAGAGAGTGCAATAGCTCAGGGCTTTGGGGGGGCAGGGTGTAAAAGGGCCAAAGGCAAGCCCTGCAGCCCCAAAGGTGGCTGTGCCGGGATGTCACCGTCGTGGCCACGGTGTCCTCATCCCCACCAAGCCATCATCGGGTCCAGCGTGATGGCGCAGGGTGCTGGGGCACAGCGATGTCTGTCCCTCCTGCATCCTAACCGCTTTTAACCCCACTCACACATGGTCCTTCAGCTTTGGGACATTAGAATTTGCATGGGGGAGGAGGAAATTAGTTTATTTCCAATTACGCTGGAAAATTCTATTTCCAGTGCTatagctgggggcagctgcagcacagcacccatCTCCAGCACACCAGGCAGCCGAGCCCCGTGCCAGGGCTCCCCCAGCCTGTGCCCCCAGGTCTGGTGGGGCCTGGCCGCCTGGCTAGGTGAAAGCAAAgtttataattttgaaataacagcCGGTGTGAAAGCAGCAGCCGGCTCAGCTCCTCATTCGATTATGCAGCATGAGCCGAGAGCTGAAACCTCAGCCTCTCCTAAGTAGTGATAATGAAACTTATTCATTCCCTCACCCTGGGGAAATACTTAAACCGCAATATGAGAGATATATGTAAATCACATTTAAACGGAGACAGTGCAGTTAAAGCTAACGGCGAGTAATCAAGTTTGAAGATGAAGTGTCCCCTTTTCTGCTATATCATTTGCTCACTGAGCTGGGCTGCTTCCAGGGCCCTGGCCCTTCTCCGCCACCATGTCACTGTGCCACCGAGCCGCCGGCGCCCACCCAAATTGGTCCTTCAGACCTACACAATGTCCAGCTGCAAAAGGAAACTATGCCGTTGCAGGTGGCTGCAAAGGGAGATGAGCAGAAAAGGAGCATCAGGGTTAAAGAGGCGCGGTGGGACGGGATGGGGAGCATCCCGCCGAGGCAGTGCTGCCCGTCTTGCTGCCCATCCCACCGGGAGCTCATCCTGCTCCTGCCGGGCAGCCCCCAGGCCCCAAGCTGCAGCCCCATTCCCTGCCCGACAGCAGGGCACCGCAAGAGCAGCCGGGCAGGAGCGGGTCAACGGCCTCATCCTGCAGACCCACGTCCCACAGGCCAGTCCCTACCCGAGGACGGGGCGAGGGGTGCAGAGGGACGCCGGGGCGGGTGCCTAGCTCAGCGGCAGGCCCTCGGTTTGCCCCCGGTCCGgcttcccccagcccagggctgcccgGCCCCACCGCCTGCCCGCCTGCCCGGCCGGGTGTGGGGCAGGAGCCCAGCacggcccggccccgggctccctcctgcctgccgggGCCGGATCCGGCATCGCACGGTGTGTGGTGCCCTCCAGTGGAACAGCAGCTCCGGCGGGATGCAGCCGCGCAGCCCCGGCACCATAGTCATGCACCATCGCCATGCACCGCAGCCATGCACCATAGCCGGGCACCGCAGCCGTACCCTTCAGCCATGCGCCGCAGCCGTGCACCGTAGCTGTGCACCATAGTCGTGTACCGCAGCCGTGCACCATAGCCGTGCACCATAGTCGTGCACCATAGCCATGCACCATAGCCATGCACCGCAGCTGTGCACCATAGCCACGTACCGCAGCCGTGCACCGCAGCCATGCACCATAGCTGTGCACCGCAGCCATGCACCATAGCCGTGCACCATAGCCGTGCACCATAGCTGTGCACCGCAGCCATGTTCCATAGCCGTGCACCGCAGCCGTGCACCATAGCCGTGCACTGCAGCCATGCACCATAGCCGTGCACCGCAGCCGTGCACCATAGCCGTGCACCGCAGCCATGCACCATAGCCGTGCACCATAGCCGTGCACCATAGCCGTGCACCATAGCTGTGCACCGCAGCCATGTTCCATAGCCGTGCACTGCAGCCAAGCATCGCAGCCATCTAGCATAGCTGTGCCCTGCAGCCATGCACCTTACCCGTGTACCATAGCTGTGCAGTGGCAGCCATGCACTGCCGGCCATGCACCACGGGATGAGCGCAGGGCTGCCAGGGTCTGCCATGTCCCGGGCAAAGCAGCCAAGGCTGGGAGGGCAATGCTGGGTGCTGCAGCCAGCCACGACCCCCACCCGCTGCTCCGTGCAGCCCTGCCCATCTCTGCAGGCACAGGGTGCTCTGCCCCGTGTCCTGTGGGCTTCTGCCTGCTCCATACCATCACGGTGCCCTGCCAGGCTGGCAGCAAGCTCCAGGCAGCACAGGGCACCACGAGAGGGGCTGTCTGTGGAGGAGCGTGAGCTCAGCGTGTTGGGTGGCCATCTGCCGCGtgacggcacggcacggcacagcgcagggagcagcaggctcctgccttCCTCCCGGAGACCTGCCTGCGTCAATGCTCTCCCAGCTGCAATCAGTCAAAACCAGGAGGAGGCGGCAGTGGCAGGTCAGTCTTTATTACTAAATAAATAGTCGTATAAATCTTGTGCAAAAAACATGTGGCAAAAACCATTGGCCTTGGTGGGTGGAGGGGGCCGCGTTCCCCACACCCCGCCCATGGCAGAGGTTCCTGGCATGGCACCGCCGATGGCCCCAGCTCAGCAAAGCGAAGTGGCAGCACTGAGGCTCGCCTGTGCGAGCTGGAGACCCCCAGCACTGCCGGGGCAGGGCcaggaccccctgtccaggctggacACCTACCAGGACAGCGGCTGCTGGAGGGACGGAGGCTGTACGAATCCCTGAGGAGCAGACAAGCACCGTCCAGCCCAGTCCACAATTCCGATGGCTGTGCCGGGGCCGTGCTGGGGGCCTGGGCAGAGTCTGTTAGCTCCCAGGGCCACTGTGCTAGAGCGGGGAGCTCGAGGCCTGGCCGTGCCGCCGCTCCCGTGCCTCCACCGTCCCTACGGTCCCCAGCGGCACCACCACTTCCTCCGGCTGGCAGCTCTTGTTGAGCTCCACCACACGCGGCACCACCGTCGACCAGCGATCTGTGGAGACGGCGGGAGTTTGTCAGAGCCAGGAGGCTGCAGCCGGTCCCCCCTTGCCAATCAGCTCCGTGCCACCTGGCCCCCAAAGCAAATCTGCTCCTGGGGCTCATCAGAGGCTGCAAGCTGTGTCCCAAGGGATGCTCCCAGCCCACGGCACCACGCTCACCTCTCCGCAGCCTGCCCATGGTGTGGGAGAAGCCATAGTACTGGTATGTGTCGCTCTTGCCCGGGTCCTCGCTGATGATGCCCAGATTCTGGTTCCAGTGGGACCAGTTCACCTCGTCCACCCTGCAGGGAAGGTCAGACCCAGAGGGGCTGCACAGAGTGGCTGGGAGCCAAGGCGGCAGCTCCTGCGTCCCTGCGCTATCCCACCATCGGCAATGCCACTTGGCTCCAGATTAGTACAAACTACCCAGCAAACAAGTGCACGGTGCCGGCACCCCGAAATGCTGCTTGCTGCAGGGGGAGAGGCTTGGCTGCTCCCGGTCCCTGGCTCCCAAGGGCACCTGCCTTTACCTGAAGCACCAGCGGCGGTCAGGCGTCCCATCAGTGCCCTTCCCCACGGTGACCATCTCCCCTGAGCGGAAGGCTCTCCGCAGGAACACAGGGAAGGAGCGCTCGATGTCCAGGATGGTGGTGGCCcactgccagtgacaccagggaCCCCTCAGCCACTTGGGGATGGAGGCATGGGGGTCCCTCACCCTGGTGGTGCTGCTTTGACGGAGCTTGGGGTGCTGCAGTGCAGCTCCCAGGGTGGTACCTGCAGCTTCCAGATGTGCTTGCTCTCCTTGGAGACTTGGCCCACAGTCTCACCCATGAGAGCAATGAGCATGTTGAGGAGGAGCACAAAGGTGAGGATGATGTAGGTGACAAGGAGGATGATGAAGACGACTGGGTACTTGGCACTCTCAAGCATCTCCAGGTCGCCCATGCCGATGGTGAGCTTGAAGAGGTCGAGCAGGAAGGTGCTGAAGGTCTGGCTGTCCCGGCAGGAAGGGTAAGTGGGCACCGTGCAGTTGGACTTCTCCTCGCTGCAGGACTCACTGCTGGGACATGGGTTGAGGAGGGACAccagagctgggggaggaaggacagGGGTGGCGAGTCCATGGGGGCAGCGGCAAGGATGGGGCCCATAACGGGCCCCCATGTGGCTCTGCACCGGCTGagcccctctccctctccaccacAGGGGGAGGCAAAGGCTGAGCCCACAGGCAGGTAGGACGGAGCAGGGGGTCCACAGCCCCCTGCCcggccgtgccatgccatgccacagGACTCATCCTCCCCCCGAGCCCCAGCTCACCGGCCAGGCACCTACCTGATGCGTAGCCGATCATGAAGAGCAAGTAGACCAGGAGGAAGCGGAAAAGGTCTTTGAAGAGGATCTGCAAGTGATGGAGAGGGGGGTGAGATGTGCTGGACCGCAGTGCCCGGCCATGTGCCGGGGCACCATCGCTGAGCCATGCCGCATGGATGGCCAGGCTGAGAACAGGGCATTGGTGAGCCACAAGAAACCCTAAAGAAAGCATGGGGGATCCTCCTTTTGGGTCACACATCCATAGGAGGACCGGCCCTGCTGGGGAAGAAGACCCCTGACCCCACTGGACCTTCTGGATCATGATGCTGTAGGTCCCCGTCAGCTTGAGCCCCCTGGTGAAGTACAGTGCGTTCATCCAGCCCAGGACCAGCGCGAAGACCATGACGGCCAGGTACGCCTCGATGCCACCCAGGTACAGCCCCGCCGTGACGATCACCAGCACCGAGTAGATgaagctggaggagagctggggtCAGACCCTGCACGGACAGCCACCGCCGGCTACTGCCCCTTGCAAGTCCGGGGATGCTGTGGCTCGGGGAGGCCCCGGGGGTTCCCCACATACTAGAGCAGCTGGAAGGAGCCGTCTATGAAGAAGGAGTTCACGCCTGGGCACTTCTTCATGAACAGATCTTTGatctgggggagagagggagaggttggggggagctggggggagcaAGCCCCTGTGCAGCAGGGACTCGGTGTCCGGGGGGCATCGTGGCAGGGGCTGATGCCTCAGGACATGGGGCTGTCGCCCTCGAGTTGCTCCTTGCATGGAGATCATGAGGGCTCGTCTGTCCCATGGGAGGACCCCCCGCCTCGCTGCACTGACGTTTGTGAAGAAGAAGAGGATGCCAGTGAGAAGGGTGATGATCTCCCCAGCCAGGCGCAGGTAGTCAGCGGTGGTGATGTACGGGTAGGGGGGCTGCGGGGAAAGgacagagctgagctgctccaccatcccagggcaggcagggctgcttgGGGCAGAGACCCGGCAAACCCCCCTGCCAGGAGGCGCTGGCCCATGGGGCTGTGCCACGGTGCCGTGGGACTCACGGGGCCTTCCATGGGGCGGTAGTAGGCGACGAGGGTGAAGATGACCATGGCACAGAGGTAGGAGACCACGCTGATGTAGAAGGAGACGGCCCCGAACTTGCGCCACTTGTCGCGCAGCAGCTCGTTGATGGGCTCCACGGCCAACATCTCATGGCGGTTCTGGTGGGATACAGGTGCCGTCagtggggacccagccctgtggCCCACccggtcccccccagcccctgcgcaCCTCGATCTTGCTGTTGTAGACAAGGATCTCCAGCACAGACACCTCCTCCCCGCAGGTGTCCAGCGAGGAGAGGTCATAGAGGGAGGAGTAGACGGGGCCGTATGCCCAGTCCTTGAACTTCCGCGAGAGGTGCCGGGCATCTTCGTCTGTGATCTCCCGCCGGATGATGTGCTGGAAGATCTGCCGGAGGGAGGACCGCTCGCCCGCAGGCAGACCTGCACCCGGCCCCCGCCTGCTTGGGGCACCCcactctcctcccaccccaccccaggcaCATCCCCTCCCACTGCTCAGCACCCCAACCCACCCCCTGGACCCCAGGAGGGGCCCAAGGTGCTCCCGGGGTGGAGGGACACCATCGCAGCAGGCAGCCCCCCAGGATGCTgcagcttttgcatttttaatgaccCCCCCTGCCCGCACCGCTGGAGGACAAGGGCAAGTCAGGGGAAAGGATGGGATGTGCGGAGAGCCTGGGGTTAATTAGGGAAAGGTTAATTAGCCAGGTTAATAGGCTGCACGTGCAGGTTTCCAGCATCATCTGCAGAGAGAAGCC
It encodes the following:
- the TRPV4 gene encoding transient receptor potential cation channel subfamily V member 4 isoform X1, giving the protein MADAEDPPRAVGGDAGEGLGDDGSLQNDSFPLSSLANLFESEDTLSPAEAARGPPGAGDGKQNLRMKFHGAFRKGAPKPMELLEATIYESAVVPAPKKAPMDSLFDYGTYRHHPSENKRWRRRVVEKQAPGAKGPAPNPPPVLKVFNRPILFDIVSRGSPAGLDGLLSFLLTHKKRLTDEEFREPSTGKTCLPKALLNLSGGRNDTIPLLLDIAEKTGNMREFINSPFRDVYYRGQTALHIAIERRCKHYVELLVEKGADVHAQARGRFFQPKDEGGYFYFGELPLSLAACTNQPHIVHYLTENGHKQADLRRQDSRGNTVLHALVAIADNTRENTKFVTKMYDLLLVKCAKLFPDTNLEALLNNDGLSPLMMAAKTGKIGIFQHIIRREITDEDARHLSRKFKDWAYGPVYSSLYDLSSLDTCGEEVSVLEILVYNSKIENRHEMLAVEPINELLRDKWRKFGAVSFYISVVSYLCAMVIFTLVAYYRPMEGPPPYPYITTADYLRLAGEIITLLTGILFFFTNIKDLFMKKCPGVNSFFIDGSFQLLYFIYSVLVIVTAGLYLGGIEAYLAVMVFALVLGWMNALYFTRGLKLTGTYSIMIQKILFKDLFRFLLVYLLFMIGYASALVSLLNPCPSSESCSEEKSNCTVPTYPSCRDSQTFSTFLLDLFKLTIGMGDLEMLESAKYPVVFIILLVTYIILTFVLLLNMLIALMGETVGQVSKESKHIWKLQWATTILDIERSFPVFLRRAFRSGEMVTVGKGTDGTPDRRWCFRVDEVNWSHWNQNLGIISEDPGKSDTYQYYGFSHTMGRLRRDRWSTVVPRVVELNKSCQPEEVVVPLGTVGTVEARERRHGQASSSPL